In the genome of Nerophis lumbriciformis linkage group LG32, RoL_Nlum_v2.1, whole genome shotgun sequence, one region contains:
- the trim32 gene encoding E3 ubiquitin-protein ligase TRIM32, producing MATASYPLDADLMREVLECPICLETFNEDQLRPKLLQCGHTVCRHCLEKLLANTINGVRCPFCSKVSRMSSISQLADNLTVLKILDCTTSCSAAASVLMCGSCCNRLPRQYCHDCAIVVCELCKGEGHLHKGHSVQLIRMAAEQRRKELGSKLSTLCELMSEIQKKKTAIENISKSLRAKYRAVQQDYTTTEMLIQDELSRSRTAFRASLAEMQKINGQVLEKQTYLLNIAEVKVVSCCDYLNMRVRQSDISLLKDDGGGCDDEELNLRSSLPTVFQLQEPELVQTEESKPIQVGHLTTSTYTVSTDNAECRLEVALEGDSEGVDRALGGAVDIYRDVDMVAAADETLRSSPGTYKSKSMDAGGGSEEGACAGPSVCQFVKKMGCKGTLPGSFNLPIGICVSKQGEVLVADRSNYRIQIFNRKGFQREIRRNASSIDNFVLTVLGADLPNLMPLSIAVTPQGLIGVTDNYDNSVKVYTMDGQCIACHKNRLIKPWGITAMPSGQFVVSDVEGDKLWCIAVDRNVGVVSCNRLCSAVRPKFVTCDAAGTVYFTQGIALNFEKRHDEAYLEGGFSIGSVGIDGVLGKQLSHFFAESERFCCITGMCVDTNGDLLVTDSGRKEILQFPKDGVFKVLIQDGLNYPVGVATTPKGQLLVLDYWDHCVKVYTYMQRRHSSTS from the coding sequence ATGGCAACGGCGTCTTATCCACTTGACGCAGATCTAATGCGGGAGGTCCTTGAATGTCCAATCTGCCTGGAGACCTTCAACGAGGACCAACTCAGACCGAAGCTCCTCCAGTGCGGTCACACGGTATGTCGCCATTGCCTCGAGAAACTCTTGGCCAACACCATCAACGGCGTGCGCTGCCCCTTCTGCAGCAAGGTCTCGCGCATGAGCAGCATCTCACAGTTAGCGGACAATCTCACAGTGCTAAAGATCCTCGACTGCACCACGTCCTGCAGTGCGGCTGCCTCAGTCCTAATGTGCGGGTCCTGCTGCAACCGGCTACCGCGACAGTACTGCCACGACTGCGCTATCGTCGTTTGTGAGCTCTGCAAAGGCGAGGGACATCTACACAAAGGCCATTCTGTCCAGCTGATTCGGATGGCCGCAGAGCAACGTCGTAAAGAACTGGGCAGCAAATTGTCTACCCTATGTGAACTcatgagtgaaatccagaagaaAAAGACAGCTATTGAAAACATTTCCAAATCTTTAAGAGCAAAGTATCGGGCAGTGCAGCAGGATTACACAACGACCGAGATGCTGATTCAAGATGAGCTGAGCAGGTCACGGACGGCGTTTAGGGCTTCCTTGGCAGAGATGCAGAAAATTAACGGACAGGTCCTCGAGAAGCAGACGTATCTCCTTAACATCGCGGAGGTAAAAGTAGTGTCATGCTGCGATTATCTAAATATGCGGGTGAGGCAGAGCGACATCAGCCTGCTCAAGGATGACGGAGGTGGGTGTGACGATGAGGAGCTCAACCTGAGAAGCAGCCTGCCCACCGTGTTCCAGCTGCAAGAGCCAGAGCTGGTCCAGACAGAGGAATCCAAACCAATACAAGTTGGACATTTGACCACAAGCACATATACAGTCAGTACAGATAATGCGGAATGCAGGTTGGAGGTTGCACTTGAAGGTGATTCTGAGGGTGTTGACAGAGCTTTGGGTGGTGCAGTGGATATATACCGAGACGTGGACATGGTCGCAGCTGCAGATGAGACTTTACGTAGCTCACCAGGGACCTACAAGTCAAAGTCCATGGATGCTGGAGGGGGATCCGAAGAGGGAGCATGTGCCGGTCCCTCAGTGTGCCAGTTTGTGAAGAAGATGGGCTGTAAGGGAACTCTCCCTGGCTCTTTCAATTTACCCATTGGCATCTGTGTGTCCAAGCAAGGCGAGGTCCTGGTGGCCGACCGCAGCAACTACCGAATCCAAATATTTAACCGCAAAGGCTTCCAGCGTGAAATTCGCCGCAACGCCAGTAGTATCGACAACTTCGTTTTGACCGTCCTCGGCGCCGACCTGCCAAACCTCATGCCCCTGTCCATCGCTGTCACTCCTCAAGGTCTGATTGGGGTCACTGACAACTACGACAACTCGGTTAAAGTGTACACCATGGATGGACAGTGCATAGCATGCCACAAGAACCGACTCATCAAACCTTGGGGCATTACAGCCATGCCCTCAGGCCAGTTCGTGGTGTCAGACGTGGAGGGGGACAAGCTGTGGTGCATCGCCGTCGACCGTAACGTAGGTGTGGTGAGCTGCAACCGCCTGTGCTCAGCAGTGCGACCCAAGTTTGTGACCTGCGATGCCGCCGGTACGGTTTACTTCACCCAAGGCATAGCGCTTAACTTTGAGAAACGCCACGACGAGGCCTACCTGGAAGGCGGCTTCTCCATCGGCTCTGTGGGCATCGACGGAGTGCTCGGCAAGCAGCTCAGCCATTTCTTCGCCGAGTCTGAGAGGTTCTGCTGCATTACTGGCATGTGCGTGGACACCAATGGGGATTTGCTGGTAACAGACAGCGGCCGGAAGGAAATCCTTCAGTTTCCCAAAGATGGGGTGTTCAAAGTTCTCATCCAGGATGGACTTAACTACCCAGTGGGGGTGGCCACAACACCCAAAGGGCAGCTTCTGGTGCTGGACTACTGGGACCACTGCGTCAAAGTCTATACATACATGCAAAGAAGGCACTCATCTACCTCCTAG